The window CCTCACACTTGGTTTATTTCTACTCTACCTACTGAAACTCAACAAGATGTTCACTCTCTTCTTCTGGCCCCTTATCGTAAGAGCATACACCTAACGTGTTAGAGTCAGTGCACTCTTGCCCAGAGACCTCTGTATAACACCACCAGTATCTGCAACTGCAGCTTTGCAAACGCAACTGTTGTTAATGCCCTTTTGCTCTGACAGGATGTGTTCAACTCATTCTCTGCAGCTGCACTGATGTGCATTCTTAGCCTGGTAGCAGTTTCCACATACACAGTGAAAGCCACGCTAAGCGGAGGGGTGAGAATGTGTacatcctctctctttctctttttaagcACCACGCAGGCCTTAAATCTCTCATGTACTTTCAAACCTGTCCCATCCTCGTGAATACTCATTGTAAATGAGCCAAACATCATTGCGCAATGTTTTTCACCATGGAGTCTTCTGGTTGACAGATCGTGGGCTTTGTGGTTGCCGCCCTGTGGTCCCTGGATGGCTATATCCTTTgcaaaaaaatcacattcaaCAAACTGAGAACCACCGCAGAGGCACAGACGGGGACAGCCTAAAGCTCTGCAGGACCAGCTCTCTTGCAAActgacttattttttaaataaacaaaacaaagttgtAAAATACTTACATAGCTATAGAAATgcaatttgatttttaatgaaaggaGTTGCCGGTCTGTCCTGTGAGAGATGCATCACCTACATTCTCTGTTGAGTTAGATTTCTCCAGATTTCTGAAATCAAGATAGGCTGTTACTCATTTGTATATGTGTAATAAGTGTGCaaagagatgaaataaaaaatgtaaaaaaaaaatgtctgaaagtgaaaatgttgttgattagtgtgtgtttgtgtgtgtgtgtaattaatttaatatgtaatatatacacacacacacacacacacacatatatgtgtgtgtgtgtgtgtgtgtgtgtgtgtgtgtgtgtgtgtgtgtgtgtgtgtaaaaattaattttaaatatacacatattaaaatatttacatatttaagtaTGTAgttagtatgtatatatatatatatatatatatatatatatatatatatatatatatatatatatatatatatatatatatatatatatatatatatacaccatacttaaaactatttattttgaaattgcaAATTAACAAAAAACTTAATTCAGTGGTTTTGAAGGATAAAGGGCGTCTAAATCTGTCGACTCGTGCAGATGAGAGATATGTTCAGTTGTTTCACAGATATATCTAGAGCTTCCACTCCGTCCTGAGAGAGACGCATCGCCCACATTGTCTGTTCACTTATTAACGGTCTCCAGATTTCGGGAATGCAGATGTTGCTCCTTTGTGTGCCTCGTTTCCGCACTGTCATTATTTCCGTTTCCACTCCG is drawn from Puntigrus tetrazona isolate hp1 chromosome 7, ASM1883169v1, whole genome shotgun sequence and contains these coding sequences:
- the LOC122348919 gene encoding chemokine-like factor, coding for MEVDLALLKSKRGLLKISEMVCVFAAFVCYAVASRPAYIAVTCMEFFLTLGLFLLYLLKLNKMFTLFFWPLIDVFNSFSAAALMCILSLVAVSTYTVKATLSGGIVGFVVAALWSLDGYILCKKITFNKLRTTAEAQTGTA